In one Pseudomonas sp. R84 genomic region, the following are encoded:
- a CDS encoding alpha/beta hydrolase, whose translation MIHDTLWLDASDRSRLFVNQWLPTAPLKAVILLAHGMAEHSGRYARLADTFCDKGYGVYAADLRGHGKTANHGTLGHFADDDGWCKVLGDLASLNQHLGQQHPGVPIILLGHSMGSYLAQGYLLHHSASLHGAILSGSNFQPVALYRAARQIARLEKLRQGGKGRSALIEWLSFGSFNNKFKPARTRFDWLSRDPAEVDLYANDPLCGFRCTNQLWIDLLGGLQQISKASNLAQIDPGLPLLVIGGECDPVSEGKRLTDLANALRTAGSQHLQLKIYPQARHELFNETNRDEVIADVLAWIDQALSHPRPHRSE comes from the coding sequence ATGATCCACGACACCCTATGGCTGGACGCGAGTGACCGCAGCCGCCTGTTCGTCAATCAATGGCTGCCTACGGCGCCGTTGAAAGCGGTGATCCTGCTAGCCCACGGCATGGCTGAACACAGTGGTCGCTACGCGCGACTGGCCGACACGTTTTGCGACAAAGGATATGGCGTGTACGCCGCGGATTTACGCGGACATGGCAAAACCGCCAATCACGGAACCCTCGGCCACTTCGCCGATGACGACGGCTGGTGCAAAGTGCTCGGCGATCTGGCCAGTCTCAATCAGCACCTCGGCCAGCAGCACCCCGGCGTGCCGATCATCCTGCTGGGGCACAGCATGGGCAGCTATCTTGCCCAAGGCTATTTACTGCACCACAGCGCCAGTCTGCACGGGGCGATTCTCAGTGGTTCCAACTTTCAGCCTGTTGCGCTGTATCGCGCTGCGCGGCAAATCGCCCGTCTGGAAAAACTGCGTCAGGGTGGCAAGGGCCGCAGTGCGCTGATCGAATGGCTGTCGTTCGGCTCGTTCAATAACAAATTCAAACCGGCGCGCACACGCTTCGACTGGCTGAGTCGTGATCCCGCCGAAGTCGACCTGTACGCCAACGACCCGCTGTGTGGCTTTCGCTGCACCAATCAACTGTGGATCGACCTGCTCGGCGGCTTGCAGCAAATCAGCAAAGCGTCCAATCTCGCGCAGATCGATCCGGGCCTGCCGCTGCTGGTAATCGGCGGCGAATGTGATCCGGTGAGTGAAGGCAAGCGTCTGACAGATCTGGCCAATGCGTTGCGCACGGCCGGCAGCCAGCACCTGCAACTGAAGATCTACCCGCAGGCGCGGCACGAATTGTTCAACGAAACCAACCGCGACGAAGTGATCGCTGATGTGCTGGCCTGGATCGATCAGGCCCTGAGCCATCCACGCCCTCATCGCAGCGAATAA
- a CDS encoding MaoC family dehydratase, with the protein MTQVTNIPYEALEVGQTASYSKTVEERDIQLFAAMSGDHNPVHLDAEFAAASMFKERIAHGMFSGALISAAVACELPGPGTIYIGQQMSFQKPVKIGDTLTVRLEILEKLPKFRVRIATRVFNQKDELVVDGEAEILAPRKQQTVTLPTLPAISIG; encoded by the coding sequence ATGACCCAGGTTACCAACATCCCTTACGAAGCCCTCGAAGTCGGCCAGACCGCCAGCTACAGCAAGACCGTCGAAGAGCGCGACATTCAACTGTTTGCCGCGATGTCGGGCGACCACAATCCGGTGCACCTGGACGCCGAGTTTGCCGCCGCGAGCATGTTCAAGGAGCGTATCGCTCACGGCATGTTCAGCGGTGCGCTGATCAGTGCTGCAGTAGCGTGCGAGTTGCCTGGGCCGGGCACTATTTATATCGGCCAGCAGATGAGTTTTCAGAAGCCGGTGAAGATCGGTGACACGCTGACAGTGCGTCTGGAAATTCTCGAGAAGTTGCCGAAATTTCGTGTGCGCATTGCCACTCGGGTGTTCAACCAGAAGGATGAGCTGGTGGTGGATGGCGAGGCTGAGATTCTGGCGCCGCGCAAGCAGCAGACGGTGACGTTGCCGACTTTGCCGGCGATCAGCATTGGGTGA
- a CDS encoding PA2169 family four-helix-bundle protein, which translates to MTDMNKEAISVLNDLIETSKDGQEGFKTCAEDIKHPELKTLFVTRSADCATAAAELQAEVRKLGGDPETSTSVSGDLHRRWVDVKAMFTGKDEEAVLNEAERGEDHALKAYREAIEKINKHNLVGIRDLVERQYHGVQRNHDQVKALRNQARARS; encoded by the coding sequence ATGACCGACATGAATAAAGAAGCCATCTCTGTACTCAATGACCTGATTGAAACCAGCAAAGACGGTCAGGAAGGGTTCAAGACTTGTGCTGAAGACATCAAACATCCAGAACTGAAAACCCTGTTTGTAACGCGCTCCGCCGATTGCGCAACCGCTGCAGCAGAACTGCAGGCTGAAGTTCGCAAGTTGGGCGGCGATCCGGAAACCTCTACCAGCGTCAGCGGTGACCTGCACCGTCGTTGGGTCGACGTCAAAGCCATGTTCACCGGCAAAGACGAAGAGGCTGTGCTGAACGAAGCCGAGCGTGGTGAAGACCATGCGCTGAAGGCCTATCGTGAAGCCATCGAGAAGATCAACAAGCATAACCTGGTAGGTATTCGTGACCTGGTTGAACGCCAGTACCACGGTGTGCAACGTAACCACGATCAGGTGAAAGCCCTGCGTAACCAGGCTCGTGCTCGTTCGTAA